The Patescibacteria group bacterium genome includes the window TTGTACTGCTATTGTTTCCGGATCTTCTGAATAGGTATCGTCATTTGTCACAACAATAATATCTGCATAGGTATCGAGAACCTGTCCCATCATCGGTCGCGTGCCAGGATCGCGGTCGCCGCATGCGCCAAACACTGCAATAATCCTGCCCTGAACTGATGGCCGAATGGCGGAGAAAAAGGTGCGAAGAGAATCAGGGGAATGTGCATAGTCAACAATACAATCAAAAGGCTTGTCGGAGCGTATGTATTCCATGCGCCCCGGAGCGTTGGTGAGGGTTGTAAGCGATGTGTGTATGGCTTCTTCGGGAATACCGAGTGTTTTGGCGGCAGCGCATGCCATACAAAGATTCATGATATTAAACTCCCCTCTGATAGCAAGATGGTTTTCGTATAGTTTGGTAAAATCCTTACTGTTTTTTGACACAACAATTTTTTTAACGGGGAGTTCTTTAAATGCTTGTTCATTCTGATCATCTCCATTAAGAACAAGCGCTGACGTATTTTTTGTAATCAAGCGTTTGTGTATGGTGCGATATTCATCGGCATTTGCATGGTATTCGAGATGGTCCGACATGAGATTGGTAAGAATGACAACGGAAAAAGGTATACCCCAGACACGGTATTGCTTG containing:
- a CDS encoding UDP-N-acetylmuramoyl-L-alanyl-D-glutamate--2,6-diaminopimelate ligase, producing the protein MKSFLKKIISWRLVNLLWHLPKSVAASLLYGFPARKLIFIAVSGSKGKTSTAYFLNHILTAAGTKSALFTTAALSIAGSQELNTLKLTTPTPFFLQKFLRRALEAHCTHAVIEVSSHALKQYRVWGIPFSVVILTNLMSDHLEYHANADEYRTIHKRLITKNTSALVLNGDDQNEQAFKELPVKKIVVSKNSKDFTKLYENHLAIRGEFNIMNLCMACAAAKTLGIPEEAIHTSLTTLTNAPGRMEYIRSDKPFDCIVDYAHSPDSLRTFFSAIRPSVQGRIIAVFGACGDRDPGTRPMMGQVLDTYADIIVVTNDDTYSEDPETIAVQLMKGITQKSPETLYCILDRRSAISKALCLAQQGDTVCILGKGAEQWQIIGTAKLPWDDRLIVKDLLAQPCANTSADTDSTP